A single Halobellus ruber DNA region contains:
- a CDS encoding methyl-accepting chemotaxis protein → MLERVTIDQLDLRPKLIVAFVLVALLVAVTGAVGYTAVSTVDEEAHLIAEDGIRMDASAEMIVAIERQRGAIQAAQLGESGAQEQFNDAEALYTEHAERLEESELSAEQAARFETLQSQHQEYSQLGTEFFEAKNAGNDDLAERKAARMEELRIEMEENAHAIEGSAQEDLEAQVAAADSNTQTAQQEVIGLTLGAFVFAIVIGLFVARRITTPIRQLTEAAVAANNGDLTTEVDDHVEDDEIGRMVTAIKEMQGKLRAVFGDLDTVSRNLETGDLHQDINTEYPGQYGEIMRHLDSGTTQLTTSFGEIQEASNSLRTGDLDQTIASDKPGQYGTVLDDLEEGTETLSDAFAQIATASEGLKTRQLDRRFETDYPGVYGTVLRDLEAGIDQLSDSVGTIQDVADEVAASSDLIAESTEEIEQASEQVAGSVEEISHGADTQSENLSKVAGEMNDVSATIEEIASSAEEVTSTAEAAVERSEVGQEYAAEATEEISSIEAQADDAVGQVKTLDEKMEEIGDIVDLITGIAEQTNILALNASIEAARAGEAGEGFAVVADEIKSLAQEVSDATTEIENQIAMVQSTAGETVDGIEVMRNRVERGSETIEDTIEMFDEIATAVDEAEAGIQEISDATEDQAASSEEVVAMVDEVSSVSDQTAAEASDVSAATEEQTASVSEVSTNVQQLSQIAATLDDNVSEFDTRSGGRTESADAQTGGVSAVTQTDGGNVNPAGDGGQSRQ, encoded by the coding sequence ATGCTCGAAAGAGTTACCATCGACCAGCTGGACCTGAGGCCAAAACTGATCGTCGCGTTCGTCCTCGTCGCCCTATTAGTCGCTGTGACTGGGGCGGTTGGCTATACGGCGGTCAGCACTGTGGACGAGGAGGCTCACCTGATCGCAGAGGACGGAATCAGGATGGACGCTTCGGCGGAGATGATCGTTGCCATCGAGCGACAACGGGGGGCAATACAGGCAGCACAGCTCGGTGAGTCCGGCGCACAGGAGCAGTTCAACGACGCGGAGGCACTGTACACCGAGCACGCAGAGCGCTTAGAGGAAAGCGAGTTGAGTGCGGAGCAGGCAGCACGGTTCGAGACGCTCCAATCGCAACACCAGGAGTACAGTCAACTCGGCACGGAGTTCTTCGAGGCAAAGAACGCAGGTAACGACGACCTCGCTGAACGGAAGGCGGCCCGGATGGAGGAATTACGGATCGAAATGGAGGAGAACGCTCACGCCATCGAAGGATCAGCGCAGGAGGACCTCGAAGCTCAGGTGGCTGCTGCTGACAGCAACACGCAGACGGCACAGCAGGAGGTTATCGGACTCACGCTCGGTGCGTTCGTCTTCGCGATCGTGATCGGCCTGTTCGTGGCCAGACGCATCACAACGCCGATCAGACAGTTGACCGAGGCCGCCGTTGCGGCCAACAACGGGGACCTCACCACGGAGGTCGACGACCACGTCGAAGACGACGAGATCGGGCGGATGGTCACGGCGATCAAGGAGATGCAGGGGAAGCTCCGCGCCGTCTTCGGGGACCTCGATACTGTGAGCCGTAACCTCGAAACGGGGGACCTCCACCAGGATATCAACACCGAGTACCCGGGGCAGTACGGGGAGATTATGCGACACCTCGACTCGGGGACCACCCAACTCACGACCAGCTTCGGGGAGATACAGGAGGCGAGCAACAGCCTGCGGACGGGCGACCTCGATCAGACCATCGCCTCCGACAAACCGGGGCAGTACGGTACTGTGCTGGATGACCTCGAAGAGGGAACCGAAACGCTATCCGACGCCTTCGCGCAGATCGCGACCGCGAGTGAAGGGCTGAAGACCAGACAGCTCGACCGTCGATTCGAGACCGACTACCCCGGTGTGTACGGCACCGTGTTGCGGGACCTCGAAGCGGGTATCGACCAACTCAGCGACAGCGTGGGAACCATTCAGGACGTCGCCGACGAGGTGGCCGCCTCAAGCGACCTGATCGCGGAGAGTACCGAAGAGATCGAACAGGCGAGCGAACAGGTCGCCGGTTCGGTCGAGGAGATTTCCCACGGCGCGGATACGCAAAGCGAGAACCTCAGCAAGGTTGCGGGGGAGATGAACGACGTGTCCGCGACCATCGAGGAGATCGCCTCCTCGGCGGAGGAGGTGACCTCGACGGCCGAAGCCGCTGTCGAACGCAGCGAGGTGGGCCAGGAGTACGCAGCCGAAGCGACCGAGGAGATCAGTTCGATCGAGGCGCAGGCGGACGACGCAGTGGGTCAAGTCAAGACGCTCGACGAGAAGATGGAGGAGATCGGAGACATCGTCGATCTGATCACCGGGATCGCCGAACAGACGAACATACTCGCGTTGAACGCGTCCATCGAGGCGGCTCGGGCCGGAGAGGCCGGCGAAGGGTTTGCTGTCGTCGCAGACGAGATCAAGAGCCTCGCACAGGAGGTTAGTGACGCGACTACGGAGATCGAAAACCAGATCGCAATGGTCCAGTCGACGGCCGGTGAGACAGTCGACGGGATCGAGGTGATGCGAAATCGTGTCGAACGCGGGTCGGAGACGATCGAGGACACGATCGAGATGTTCGACGAGATTGCGACAGCGGTCGACGAAGCCGAAGCGGGTATTCAGGAGATCAGTGACGCCACCGAGGACCAGGCGGCGTCGTCGGAAGAAGTGGTTGCGATGGTAGACGAGGTGTCGAGCGTGAGTGACCAGACCGCCGCAGAAGCGAGCGATGTCTCGGCCGCGACCGAAGAACAGACCGCTTCGGTTTCGGAAGTCAGCACGAACGTCCAGCAGCTCTCGCAGATCGCGGCCACCCTCGACGACAACGTCTCGGAGTTCGATACTCGTTCCGGAGGAAGGACGGAGAGTGCAGACGCGCAAACGGGAGGTGTGTCGGCGGTAACGCAGACCGACGGCGGCAACGTGAATCCGGCAGGGGACGGCGGACAGTCACGGCAATAG
- a CDS encoding 2-amino-3,7-dideoxy-D-threo-hept-6-ulosonate synthase, giving the protein MTTGLAARLERISTGGRYLVVPMDHGITLGPVKGLVDLESTVDAITRGGADAVLTQKGVAARVHEHKNGKGFIVHLNGSTSIGPDSNDKRRTGTVEEALRAGADAVSFHINVGSDHEPDQLTELSDVIETAHRLGVPVLAMSYARGPGVDEHDAESLAHAVRIAEELGADVVKTAYSGDPDTFERVCEATRLPVVIAGGSRGTDRETAEMVRGAMDAGAAGVSMGRSIFQHDDPGAITRAVSAIIHDDADAADAIDAAGLAVEA; this is encoded by the coding sequence ATGACCACAGGACTCGCCGCACGGCTCGAACGGATCTCCACAGGGGGGCGATACCTCGTCGTCCCGATGGACCACGGCATCACACTCGGCCCGGTCAAGGGACTCGTCGATCTCGAATCGACCGTCGACGCGATCACCCGCGGGGGCGCCGACGCGGTACTCACCCAGAAGGGCGTCGCCGCCCGCGTCCACGAGCACAAAAACGGGAAGGGGTTCATCGTCCACCTCAACGGCTCTACCTCCATCGGCCCCGACTCAAACGACAAGCGCCGGACCGGCACCGTCGAGGAGGCGTTGCGGGCCGGCGCGGACGCGGTGTCGTTCCACATCAACGTCGGCAGCGACCACGAACCCGACCAGTTGACGGAGTTGAGCGACGTGATCGAGACCGCACACCGGCTCGGGGTTCCCGTCCTCGCGATGAGCTACGCCCGCGGGCCGGGCGTCGACGAACACGACGCCGAGAGCCTGGCACACGCCGTCCGGATCGCCGAGGAGCTGGGCGCCGACGTGGTGAAGACCGCCTACTCCGGCGACCCCGACACCTTCGAGCGGGTGTGTGAAGCCACCCGGCTGCCGGTCGTCATCGCGGGGGGAAGCCGCGGTACCGACCGCGAAACCGCCGAGATGGTCCGCGGCGCGATGGACGCGGGCGCCGCCGGCGTCTCGATGGGGCGGTCGATCTTCCAGCACGACGACCCCGGGGCGATCACCCGCGCGGTCAGCGCGATCATCCACGACGACGCCGACGCCGCCGACGCGATCGACGCCGCCGGGCTCGCAGTCGAGGCGTAG